The following nucleotide sequence is from Paenibacillus andongensis.
GAGAAGCGAATACGCAGACGTCATGGAGAGAGCGCTCTATAACACCGTTATTGGCGGAATGTCTCGCGATGGACAGCACTTCTTCTACGTAAATCCGTTGGAAGCATGGCCTGAAGCGAGCGGTAAGAATCGGAATTTCGATCACGTGAAGACGGAAAGGCAGCGATGGTTCGGATGCGCTTGTTGCCCGCCTAATATCGCTAGGCTGCTCGCCTCTCTCGGCAGCTATATCTACTCGTTCCAGGGGAATGCCCTTTATGCTCACTTATATATTGGGAGTCAAGTCACGGTGGATGTGGATGGCAGCGCCGTTGGGCTCATCCAGCATTCCGAGCTGCCGTGGAACGGTAACATCGGATTCGAGCTGGCGATGGATGAGCCCAAAACCTTCTCCTTGGCTCTTCGGATACCAAGCTGGTGTGGGTCTTGGGATGTCAAGGTTAACGGGCAACAGGTAGCGAAATCCGCGATGCGCTTGTTTAACGGATATCTTCATCTCGAACGGACATGGAACGCTGGCGATATCGTCCAACTGGTTCTACCGATGAACGTTAGTCCGATGAAAGGCAATCCGGAAATTCGAGAGACCGTAGGCATGGTCGCCATCCAGCGAGGGCCGATGGTGTACTGTCTGGAGGAAGCTGACAATGGCAAAGGGCTACATAAGCTGATCCTCCATCCGGGCTTCAAAGATCAAGTTAGCTTTGATAGCAGCTTGTTAGGCGGACTGCTTACCATCGATTTAGCCGCTTATCGGATCCAAGACGAGGGCTGGAAGGATCGACTTTACCGCGTGAAAGACGAGGATTACTTAGAGGCGACGACCGCCAGATTCATCCCTTACTTTGCTTGGGCGAACCGGGGAAGCGGCGAGATGAGAGTGTGGATCAGGGAAAATACGGTTTTACCCTCATGAGGTGTAAGGACAGATATCAATAGTTGACTCTGGTCAAGGAGGGAAGGGAGCAAACGACACGATAACAGTGCTTACAGTCAGATGAAATATTCCCTGCCAACGCGGGAGGAATCACGGAGTGACGGCGAATTATATATGATGGAGGGGTTAATATGAAAACAATGAAAAAAGGATTCATGTTTAGCGTATCTATGGTCTTGATCTTAAGCATGATGGCTGGATGCTCCACGAATAACGACAATCCAAACGCATCGCCAACGGGAGAAACAGCTTCAAAAGCACCTGCGACGACGACGGCTCCTTCCAAAGAAAAGGTTAAGATTACGTATTCGATGTGGGGAAGCGAGGAGGAAGGAAGTAAAACCCAAGAAGCGGCGAACAAATTTAATGCTTCCCAAAACAGAATTGAAGTAAAAGTGCAAGCGATTCCATGGGAAAACTACATGACGAAATTGAATACGCAGGCAACGGCAGGTCAATTGCCGGATACGGGGATATTGAAAGAGGATGGCGTCATCCAGTGGTCCTCCGATGGCATGCTGAATGATGTAAGTGCCATGTACAGTGGGAGTGAAAGCAAGCCACTTGATAGTCTAGCCTACAAATATCAAGGCAAGACCGTTGCCTATGCCGCTGCCAATGAAATCCTTCTCCTTTATTACAACAAAGACATGTTCGACAAAGCGAAGGTACCTTATCCTCCATCCGCACTGGATAAAGCATGGACATGGGACGAATTCGTAGCAACGGCCAAGAAGCTGACGGTCGACAAGAATGGCAAACATCCTGACGAAGCTGGCTTTAATGCGCAGAGTATCGTTCAGTATGGCGCATCCGTCGAAAATCTGGCATGGCAATTGGAAGCCTGGGTGCTTAGCAATGGCGGCGGTTTCTATTCCAATGACGGCACAGCGGTGAGAATCGGGGAAGACGCCAGTATGGAAGCGATTCAGAAAGTCGCGGATCTGTACTTGAAAGACCATGTTGCCCCGTTGTCCGTGGGACAGACCGATGATGGCATTCAGCGTACTATAATCGCAGGAACGGTTGCCATGGCTACGAACGGCGCGTGGAACGTAGGAACTAGCTTGAATGCAGCTAAGGATGCAGGACTGAAATATGGCGTAGCCGTATTACCTTACTTTAAGGAAAAGGTAACACTTAACACGGGCGGTGCCAATGTCGTATTCTCCCAGACAAAGCATCCAAAAGAAGCTATGGAATGGCTTAAATGGTACACAGCCGAAGAAAACAACTGGGGACTCATCTCATCGGGCATTTGGATGCCAACGCTGAAAAAGTGGTATACGGATGAAACGCTTACTCATAAATGGGTCGACAATAAGAACTTTCCTCCGTATAACGAATACAAGTCCGCTGTAGTCGATTATGCACAATCCTCAGCTGCGAGACCAGCTTCCTGGTTCTATACGAATCATACGACGGATTTTAACACCTTGCTGGGATCGACTCTGGGGGATGTTTGGACCGGAAAAACGACCGCCAAGGACGCCATTACCAAAAATCTCGAAGCTTTGAAAGCCGCCAATAAAGGCAAAAAATAACGTATAAGGAGGATGACCGCCAAGAACATGCAAGCGGCGGTCATCCTTCAAATTTGAGGTGGGGGGCAAGTTATGGAAACCTTTAATAAACCTCAGCAGCGCCGTTCCCGCTTTCATTCAAGCGAGGCAAGAGTTGCTTATATATGCTTAATTCCAGCAATACTTGGACTGATCTTCCTTACCTATCTGCCTCTTCTCGGTGTGTTGGGAATTAGTATGACGAATTGGACAGGGCTAAAAACCCCTGAATTCGTCGGCTTCAGCAATTATATCACGCTATTTACCACCGATCCTTATATTAAAGATTCAATAATAGCGACGCTCTACTTCGCATTTTTATCCGTAGCAGGAAGCATGATTTATTCACTTTTCATCGCGATGCTGTTGAACCGTAAAATTCCAGCAAGAGGTTTTTTCAGAGCTGTTTTCTATGTGCCTTTCGTTTTGCCTGCTGCCGCTATATACGTAGGATGGTCCTGGCTTTACGAGGCGAATTTCGGTTTCTTTAACTATCTCCTCTCCGAACTTGGATTGAACAAAGTTCTCTTTATCGCAGATTCTAATTACGTAATCCCATCTCTTTCAATGATTGCAGTCTGGCTGTCGGGGAACTTAATCGTTATTTTTTTGGCTGGGCTTCAGAGCGTTCCGAGCGTCTATCACGAAGCGGCTGAAATGGATGGTGCAAACGGATGGAATCGCTTCCGGCATATCACCTTGCCTTGTATGACGCCGATCATCTTTTACAACCTGTTGCTGAGCTTGATCGCCAATCTCCAAGTCGTTACGCCAGCCCTTGCTTTGACCAATGGCGGTCCCGGCAACTCTTCCCGATTCATGACTTATCTGATGTATGATCAGGCTTTCGTCAATTACAAGCTAGGCTATGCCTGCGCGACGACCTTTATTATTTTCGCTATTCTCGCCGCTTTTACTGCTGTTTTGTTCAAGACGTCGAAACGGTGGATCTTTTCCGAAGGAGATGACGATAAATGAGCGAAGCCGCTTACTCCACATTTAAGAGCAAAAAACGCAGTGAACGAACGATGAACGTGCTTACGCTTATAGTCGTCATTGTATTTGCCCTCATCGTGCTATTCCCGATCTGGTGGATATTCCGCACGT
It contains:
- a CDS encoding carbohydrate ABC transporter permease, with translation METFNKPQQRRSRFHSSEARVAYICLIPAILGLIFLTYLPLLGVLGISMTNWTGLKTPEFVGFSNYITLFTTDPYIKDSIIATLYFAFLSVAGSMIYSLFIAMLLNRKIPARGFFRAVFYVPFVLPAAAIYVGWSWLYEANFGFFNYLLSELGLNKVLFIADSNYVIPSLSMIAVWLSGNLIVIFLAGLQSVPSVYHEAAEMDGANGWNRFRHITLPCMTPIIFYNLLLSLIANLQVVTPALALTNGGPGNSSRFMTYLMYDQAFVNYKLGYACATTFIIFAILAAFTAVLFKTSKRWIFSEGDDDK
- a CDS encoding ABC transporter substrate-binding protein; its protein translation is MKTMKKGFMFSVSMVLILSMMAGCSTNNDNPNASPTGETASKAPATTTAPSKEKVKITYSMWGSEEEGSKTQEAANKFNASQNRIEVKVQAIPWENYMTKLNTQATAGQLPDTGILKEDGVIQWSSDGMLNDVSAMYSGSESKPLDSLAYKYQGKTVAYAAANEILLLYYNKDMFDKAKVPYPPSALDKAWTWDEFVATAKKLTVDKNGKHPDEAGFNAQSIVQYGASVENLAWQLEAWVLSNGGGFYSNDGTAVRIGEDASMEAIQKVADLYLKDHVAPLSVGQTDDGIQRTIIAGTVAMATNGAWNVGTSLNAAKDAGLKYGVAVLPYFKEKVTLNTGGANVVFSQTKHPKEAMEWLKWYTAEENNWGLISSGIWMPTLKKWYTDETLTHKWVDNKNFPPYNEYKSAVVDYAQSSAARPASWFYTNHTTDFNTLLGSTLGDVWTGKTTAKDAITKNLEALKAANKGKK